Genomic segment of Bdellovibrio bacteriovorus:
ATGACCGCATGAGATATTAAACGGCACAACGACTTTATCACCGATCTTTAAGTTTTTCACGCTGGGACCCAGCTCAACAACTTCACCCATAAACTCATGCCCTAAGATATCCCCTTTTTGCATCGTCGGAATAACACCGTCGTACAAATGCAGATCAGAACCACAAATCGCCGTCGAGGTGATCTTCACCACAATATCGCGAGGATTGAGAATGCGTGGATCTGGAACCTTTTCAACTTCAACATGGTTACTTCCTTGCCAACAAACTGCTCTCATCGGTGCCTCCTTTAATGAAGTGCCGTTTTAGTTTCGTGTTCTCGATTATTTCCTGCGGGCTGCCCTTCGACGGTCGGTATTTCTCGGGCTTCAAAAAGGGCACGCAATTTAAACAAATTTAAACGCAGATTTCGGCCGGGACTTTCCCCAAGAAGTTTTTCAAAAAGCTCGGTGATTTTTCCGCCGGGAAGATCATAGGCTAGTTTTACTTTTACTTGTGTTCCTCGACCGTAGGGTAGTTCCAAAAACTCCACTCGACCGGAATGTTGAAGATCTTCGGTGGCGCCGACTGATTTCCATGCAATTAAAGAAAAAGGCACTTCCTGAACAATTTCACAGTCCCACTCGATGGTCTTTTTACCCTTAAGGGCTTTCCAAACCCAATGCGATTTCGTCTCTGAAGTCACAACGACGGATTCTAACTGCTCTGTAAAAAGAGTGAAGTGTGTTACATCCCGCCAGAAGTTATAGAGCTCCTTAGCAGAAGCTTGGATGGTGATTGCCTCCTCTGTGTAAACATCATCGGGCAAGGTGTTTACACGCTGGCTTTCCTTCGAGCTGACTATTTCTTTTTCCATGACTTCTCCTTTCTTGAAGAGAATTAAAGATCTAAATCTGGTTCAGGGGGTGGCAGCGGCGGCGGCTGAGGCGTCGACAGGAGTTCTCCGCGAGTGTACCCCGCTCCACGAGTGGCGCGTGCCATTGCATTGATTGAAAATTTCGGTGTGCGATCGGCTTTGAAAAGCCCATTGGCTTCTTGGAAAGTGTCGGTAAATTGCGTGTAACAAAATCCGCAAAAAAGATCGACACGGTGGATGGCATCCATCAACTTCTCATACTTTCTTCTAAACTCTCCCGATGATTGCACTGACGAATACCCCCAAGTGGAAGTTCTTTCGGATGGATCGACAAAGGCGATACCACCAAACTCCGTGATCATCACTGGTTGACCTCCGTGCGGATAACCTTCAACAGTCAGGACACGTCCCCCAGGACGATACTTCGTTAGCACATCGCCAATGTTTTGATGAGAAGTGTACTTTTTCAAAATACGTTCAGGCTGATCATCGTAGTCATGAATTCCTAAAAGGTCTGTCGCCGTACTTTCCCAACCGTCATTTCCGATGCAGGGCCGTGTCGGATCTAAGGTTTTAGTGATGTGATACAGGGCTTGCACACAATGCTGATGACTTTCTTTTTCTGCCAAGTCCGGCACTCCCCAGGATTCGTTGAAAGGCACCCAAAGAATTACACTGGGATGATTCATATCTCGATCTATGACTTCGACCCATTCTTTCAGAATTCTTTCCACCGATTCATGCGTGAAGCGGTAGGCACTGGGCATTTCACCCCACACCACAAGTCCCAAAACATCCGCCCAATAGAAGAATTCAGGATCCTCGATCTTTTGATGCTTTCGGACTCCATTAAATCCCGCTGCTTTAATCAATTCGATGTCCGTTTTTAAAGACTCGGATGACGGAGGTGTCATAAATGTGTCGGGCCAGTATCCTTGATCCAGAACCATGCGCAAATAGTAAGGTCGGCCATTCAACATGAAGCGATCGCCGTGAAAGGCCACACTTCGCAAAGCCGTATAGCTTTTCACTTTATCCAAAAGAAAATTACGATCCCACAGCTCAACATGAACTGTAATCAACGTAGGCTTTTCAGGACTCCATAAAAGTTCGTTGCGAAAGTCATCAATACCTGGATCCGAAAAAGCGATGCGACGGTGCACTTCTTTGTGAACGACATCGTAAGAGTCTTGAGCCAACAGTTTTCCATCACATTCCATACGTACGCGCACTTGAAGACCGTCAGCACAAGGACCGGCGACAAAAACTTCGCATCCTACTTCCCATCTTTCAATGAGCGGAGTCAGACGCAATTTTTCTATGTATGTTTCAAAAACTTCCTCAATCCAAACGGTCTGCCAAATTCCACTGGTGCGTGGATACCAGATACTGTGTGGGTCTTTTTGCCAGTCTTGTTTTCCACGCGGCTTTGCTAAGTCGAAAGGATCGTCGTCCGCACAGACTGAAATCACTTGATCACCGGTATCGCTTAAGGCCTCGGTGATGTCCAGTGTAAAAGGTGTATGACCCCCTTCATGACTGCCTATATACGAACCGTTCACCCAAACTTTCGCTTCGTAGTCAACGGCACCAAAATGCAAGAGTATTCGCTTGCGTGCAATTCGTTGCACCTCAAAGCGACGTTGGTACCAACAGCGAGGATGAAATCCCGTATCGCCGATTCCACTGGCTTTACACTCTGGCACAAAAGGCACCTGGATTTTAAGTGGCCATTCTTTAATTTGTGACGGGTGTGAAAATACCTGTGCATCATCAAACAAAAAAGACCAACTGCCGTTGAGTGACATCCAATTACTTCGTTGAAAGTTTTTTCGAGGATACGGATCTAAGGTGATTTCATTTCGCTGTGGCATGGAACCCTCCGCGTTAGCTAGAGCGCAACTGCTTCTAAATATGAAAGCCTGTTGTCGTTTTCGCACTATGTATTTAGGCACCGGCCTCGGAGACCTTTTGAAACCGCATTCAAATTGGATTCAAAATAAAACTCACCAAAAAACATTTTCCCTCAACAACTTTCGAAAGGTGCAACATGAGTCTTACTTGTGAAGCTTCAGACTTGCTTGTGTTCTCTCATCTCCGCTGGAACTTTGTATTCCAAAGACCTCAACATCTTATGTCGCGTTTCGCGACCTTTCGTCGAGTGTACTTCATCGAAGAGCCGATTTTTCATTCGGCCGATGAAGCGGAGTTGGAACTTCATCAGTCCAAAGAAGGTGTGACCGTGGTCGTCCCTCACCTCCCAGAAAAAATCGGAGCGAAGGATCATGATTTAGTTCTGCAAAAGCTGCTGGATAATTTAATGAATGAAGAAATGATTGAAGACTACGCGGCCTGGTACTACACGCCGATGGCGCTGAACTTCAGTCGTCATCTTTCGCCTTCCGTCACTATTTATGACTGCATGGATGAGCTTTCTAAATTCCACGGTGCCCCCCGCGAACTATTAGACCGCGAGCAAGAACTATTAACGAAGGCCGACTTGGTATTCACCGGTGGCTACTCGCTGTATGAAGCAAAAAAAGACCGACATGAACATGTTCATCCGTTTCCAAGTGGAATCGACATTCATCACTTCAATACGGCTCGAGGCAATAAGAATGATCCCGAAGATCAAAAACACATTCCTCATCCACGCATGGGCTTTATTGGCGTGATTGACGAAAGAATGGATATTGATCTTGTTCGCCAGACGGCAGAACTTCGTCCCGACTGGAACTTTATTATGATTGGCCCCGTCGTAAAGATCGATCCTGCAAGCTTACCGCAGCTTCCCAATATTTATTATCTAGGTAAGAAGGACTATGCCGATCTTCCAAAATACATGGCGGGTTGGGATTGTGCCTTGATGCCTTTCGCGCGCAACGAGGCCACTCGTTTTATCAGTCCCACTAAAACTCCGGAATATTTGGCCGCCGGCTGTCCCGTGGTTTCCACACCTATTCGCGACGTGGTGGAGCCCTACGGCAATCGCAAACTTGTCGCCATTGGCGAAACCGCGCAAGAATTTGTGGCTCATATCGAAGAGGCTCTGGATCGCAACAAGTACGATGCCGACTGGCTGGATGTTGTTGATGAATTTTTAAAAGACATCACTTGGGACGAGACCTGGAAAAAGATGGCGCATTTAGAAACACATCATACCCGTCTCAAAGCCATGCTACCGGGATTGAAGAACACGGATTCCATGAACATCAACTTTTTACGAGGAATGTGATTTGTGACCAAACCAGAAATTTGGATAGGCATGGAATGCACGTTGAATCGGGTTGGTAACAGATACTTTAACCAGCTTGATTATAACGGCCACCTTCTTAGAGATAGCGACTTAGATATGTTTGCCCAATTAGGTGCTAAACGCATTCGCTATCCTTGTGTTTGGGAGCAGGTCTCAAGCAAAGAAGGCGTCTATAGCTGGCAGGGCATGGACCAGCGCTTGGACGCTCTTCGAAAACGGGGACTTGTGCCCATCGCAGGACTGCTTCATCATGGAAGTGGTCCCCTATTCACGAATCTTTTAGATCCCCAGTTCCCTGAAAAATTGGCGCGTTATGCGCGCGACTTCGCAAGCCGCTATCCTTGGATTAATGACTACACTCCTATCAACGAAATTCTAACCACAGCCCGCTTTAGCTGTCTTTATGGCCATTGGTTTCCTCATCGTCACGACGATCGTAGCTTCACGAAAGCGCTGTACTTACAGTGCAAGGCCACGTCCATGGCCATGCAGGAGATTCGCAAAATCAACCCCGAGGCCCGACTGATTCAAACCGAAGACATGGGACGTGTTGAAAGCACCGAGCTGCTGACTTACCAACGCGATTTTGAAAACAATCGTCGCTGGTTAAGCTTTGATCTTTTAATGGGAAAGGTTGATTCGGCCCATCCTCTTTACACCTATGTAAAACACGGTGTGACCGACGCCGAATTAAAATGGCTGCAAGACAATCCATGCATCCCTGATATTCTAGGTATCAATCACTATCAGCTTAGCAATCGCTATTTAGATGAACGCTTAGAGCACTATCCTTCTTTCCTGCACGGAGGGAATCATCTGCACGCTTATGCGGATGTCGGTGCTATCGATACCGGGCAACTTGTCTCTGCGTCACCCTACACTATTTTCAAAGAAGTCTGGGATCGTTACCATCTGCCGCTCGCCGTCACCGAAGTTCATACGCGCGGGTACCGTGAAGATCAAATGCTGTGGATGTCAGAAATTTGGCAAGCCACCACGAAACTTTTGACAGAGGGTGCTGATATTCGTGCGGTCACGGCCTGGAGTCTTCTCGGAACCTTCAACTGGAATACGCTGTGCACACGTGATGAAAGATTTTACGAACCCGGAGTGTATGACCTGCGCACGCCGGACGGTAAACCTCGCGCCACCGTTTTGACGAAGATGGTGAAGTCGCTTTCGGAAACAGGGACATTTGAGCATCCGCTTTTAAACGAAACTGTGCGTTGGCGAAATCCCTCGCGGGCGCTCTATGCTCCGGCTTCTCTGTATTCAGAACTTTCCGTACCGTCAAAAAATCGCAAAGCCGTTTTAATTACTGGAGGAAGAGGAACTTTGGGTCGCGCATTTGCTCGTGTGTGTGCTATTCGTAACATCCCCTACTTTCTTTTAGATCGCAGTCGCTTGGATATAACCAACCGCGAAAAGGTGCGCGAGATTCTGAATGATATCAAACCTTGGGCGGTGATCAATGCCGCAGGCTATGTCAAAGTCGATCGCGCGGAATTTGAGGCCTTGAAATGTTTTAAAGAAAATGTCGAAGGTCCTCGCATCTTAGCCGAAGAATGCGCAAAGGATCACATCGCATTTCTGACTTTTTCGTCCGACATGGTTTTTGATGGGCTTCAAGAGAATCCTTATTTAGAAAGCAGTCAGGTAGCTCCGTTGAATGTTTATGGGCGATCTAAAGCTCAAGCTGAAGAAAAAGTTCTGACCGCCTACGATCAGGCCCTGGTGGTACGTACAAGTTCCTTCTTTGGCCCCTGGGACGAATACAACTTTATCACTCGATGTTTAAAAACTGTTAATCGTAATTTGAATTTTTATGCACCGGAAGACACGAAGGTTTCGCCGACATATGTGCCGGATCTTGTGAACGCCAGTTTGGATCTTCTGGTCGATCAGGAAAAAGGATTGATTCATTTAACAAACGACGCCGATGTCAGTTGGTCCGACTTTGCCGCGATGGCGGCCAGTCATCTTCCGGAAAACAAATCCGACTACATCATCAAAAAGTCGTACCAAGAAATGGGAGCCGTGGCACGTCGGCCAGCCCACAGTTCATTAAGCAGTGAACGCTATCGACTGCTGCCACGTTTAGAAGATGCTTTGGACAGATACTTTCAACAACTGGAAATAGCGATTCAATAAGGAGACAACATGAAAACGGAAATTGGAATTGCAGGTGCTGGATTCGCAGGAGCCGTTTTAGCCCGAGAACTTGCCGAAACGGGTCGCTTTAAAATCACGGTGTTTGATGAGCGCGAACACATTGCGGGAAACTGTCACACCGTCCGTGATCCCGAAACCGGCGTTATGGTGCATGAGTATGGTCCGCATATTTTTAATACCAGTCGCCAAGATGTCTGGGACTATGTCAACCGCTGGTCCCCCTTCATTCCTTTTACAAATCGTGTGAAGGCCGTCACGGAAAAAGGTGTTTTCTCTTTGCCAGTCAATCTTTTGACCATCAATCAGTTCTTTCAAAAAAAAATGACTCCTCTAGAAGCCGAAGAATTTATTAAAGAGCAAAGTAAGAAGGATATTTCAGAACCTCAAACTTTTGAAGAGCAGGCTTTGAAATTCTTAGGACCCGATCTTTATCGAAATTTCTTTTATGGTTACACGAAAAAACAATGGGGTGTTGAACCTACAGAACTGCCCGCCTCGATCTTAAAGCGTCTGCCCGTGCGGTTTAACTATGACGACAACTACTACAATCAGAAATACCAGGGCATCCCACAAGAAGGATACACGGCTATTGTCAAAAAAATCCTGGATCACCCTGCGATTGAGGTCCGTCTAAAAACGCGTCTGTCTCCGGAAGACAAATCCAAGTTCCATCATATCTTTTGGAGTGGTCCTATGGACGGGTATTTTAAATTTAAATTAGGACGTCTGCGCTACCGCACTTTGAAGTTTGAGCGCTTTACTGCCGAGGGCGATTTTCAAGGAAATCCGGTCATCAATTATTGCGAAGAACAAGTCCCGTACACACGCATCACCGAACACAAGCACTTCGCCCCCTGGGAAGAACACCAAAAGACGGTCTGCTTTAAAGAGTACAGCGCCCTGTGTACGGAAAAAGATACGCCTTACTATCCCTTGCGTCTTTCTGAAGACATGTCGTTGTTAAAACAATACATGGAGCTTGCAGAGTCAGAAAAAAATGTGACCTTCATCGGTCGCCTCGGAACCTATCGCTATCTCGACATGCATGTCGTGATCGGCGAATCCCTAGATCTTGCCAAAGTATGTTTAGACAAAAACACAGCAGAATGGCCCCGCTTTAGCCATTCTCCGATTTAAAGGAGGAAAGTTATGCGTGTATTAGTTACTGGCGGCGCCGGTTACATCGGAAGTCACGTGGTTCGCCAACTTATTGAGGAAGGTCACCAAGTGCTGGTCCTTGATGACCTGTCAGAGGGGCATTTAAAGGCGGTTCATCCGGAAGCTCTTTTTATTCCCGGAAGCACGGCCCACTCGGAACTATTGGTTAAAACTTTTCAAGAATACAGAATCGAGGCTGTTTTGCACTTTGCCGCAAATATCGAAGTGGCAGAAAGCGTCGAGAACCCATACAAATATTATCACAACAATGTTTCAAATACGGTGACACTTTTGCACGCTATGCATGAAGCGAAAGTAGAAAAGCTGGTCTTTTCATCCACTGCCGCAGTGTACGGTGAACCGCAAGAAATTCCGGTCGAAGAGCATCACTTACGTCAACCGGTAAATCCCTATGGCAAAAGTAAAATGATGGTTGAAATGGTCATCGAGGATTTTGCCAAAGCCTATGGCTTGCAGTACGCAATCCTAAGATACTTCAACGTCTGCGGAGCAGCCCCCGATGCAACGATAGGGGAAGATCATCCGCACGAAACTCACTTGATTCCGCGCATTTTAAAATCGGCACTGCAAGCCCAGCCCGAGGTCAAAATATTCGGAACCGACTATCCCACGCCCGATGGAACCTGCGTACGCGATTATGTGCACGTCATGGATTTAGCGACCGCGCATACTTTAGCTTTAACTTCTTTAAGACCCGGTAATAACGAAGTCTATAATATCGGAAGTGAAAAAGGTTTTTCCGTGCGTGAAATTCTGCAAGCCTGCGAAAGAGCAACGCAGGTTGAATTTATCGTCAAAGAAGAAAAGCGTCGGCCCGGAGACCCCGCTGTGCTGGTCGCCAGCAGCCAAAAAATCCAACGTAAATTAGGATGGCAACGAATGTATCCGCACATTGACACCATCATCGCCCACGCCTGGAACTGGCATCGCACTCATCCCAACGGCTACAGCGAAAAGCACGCGGAATTCAAAACACAGTATCAACAACTTTAGGAGGAACTATGAGAGACAATCAAAAAATCCGTTATGCCGTTGTCGGTTTAGGACATATCGCGCAGACGGCCGTTCTGCCGGGTTTCAAAAATGCCAAAAACTCGGTACTGACCGCTTTGGTCTCTGGCGACGAAACCAAACTGAAAAAGTTAGGAAAAAAATATAAGGTCGAAAATCTTTATCACTACGATGATTATGAAGAATGTCTGAGCAGTGGTTTGATTGATGCCGTCTATATTGCCACCCCGAATGTGCATCACCGTGAGTTTGCGGAAAAAGCGGCCTATCACGGCATTCACGTCCTTACTGAAAAACCCATCGCTACTACGGTCTCTGACGCGATCTCGATGATGAGAGCCGCCGACCGGAATGACGTGAAAATGATGGTGGCTTACCGTCTTCACTTTGATCCAGCCAACCTTAAGGCCATTGAGATTGCACAAAGCGGCAAGCTGGGCGAGTTGCGCATTTTCAACTCTCTATTTTCCTATCAACTGACAGATCCTACCAACATCCGCCTTCAGGCAGAGCAAGGTGGCGGACCACTTTTAGATATCGGTGTTTATTGTTTAAATGCCGCTCGTTACCTTTTCCGTGATGAGCCTGTGGAATGCTTTGCTTGGACGATGAATAGTTCTGATGAACGTTTTAGCGAAGTTGAAGAGATGATGTCGGTAACATTGCGTTTTCCTGAAACTCGTGTGGCTACTTTCACGATCAGTTTCGGTGCTTCCGACACCGCTTCATATGACGTTGTCGGCACCAAGGGCTGCCTGCGTTTAGAGAACGCTTATGAGTACGCCGAGGACATGGAGCTGACGACGACAATCAATGGAAAAGACAAAACCTACACTTTCAAAAAACACGATCAGTTTGGTCCAGAGCTGGAATACTTCTCTGAATGTATCTTGAAAGATCAACAACCAGAACCTTCCGCAGAAGAGGGTCTTCTTGATATTAAGATTATTGAGGCTCTATTTGAGTCAGCGCGATACGGTAGACCAGTCAAACTCGACTACTTCAAAAAAACGACTCGCCCATCGGAAGCGCAAAAAATTAAAAAGCCGGCTCGGTCGGAACCCGATGTCGTTCACGCCCGCAGCCCTCACAATTAATAACTTGGCTGACATTTCAGCCATAACAAGGAGGAAGACATGGCTACTAGATCAACCAGCTCAAGGAGCTCATCAGGCCGTAGCTCTACTGGCAGAACTCGTTCTTCGTCATCTGGTTCGGGCTCACGCTCGAGCACATCATCATCTCGCTCAGGCGGATCAAGCTCTCGCTCTGGCGGTGAATCCACTCGTCGCGCGTCAGGAAGCTCGTCGGGTCGCGGTTACGAAGATATCTACGAATCTCGTGGTGGCGGACGTGGCTCCTATGAAGACTATGGTGGCCAAGGTTCTCGCCGCTATCAAGATTACGGAGGCAGAGACGACATGTACGAATCTCGCGGTGGTGGTCGCGGATCAGACGACTACGGCAGAGAAGACTACGGTCGTTATGAAGGATCACGCAACTATAGCGGCGGTTATGGTTCGGAAAGAGAACCATCTCGTGGTTATGGCAGCAGCGAACGTTGGAGTGAAGAACGCGGTTCTTCAAGAGGCGGTTCAGGTCGTTACAGCGATCAAGAGCGTGGCATGAGTCAACGTCGCTACTCTGAAGACTTCGACGATGACCGCTCTTCACGTTATGGTCGTGGAGGTTCAAGCTCAAGTCGCGGTCAAGGCACGAACTACAGCAGTCGTGATTTTGACGACGACCGCATGAGCCGAAACTTCAGCGACGACGACGAAGATACAAGATACGGACGCAGCGGTAGCAGCCGTTGGGAAGATGAGGATGATGACATGGATGACTATGATGAAGTCAACCGCAGTCACCGCTCATCAAACACTTACTAAATCTTTCGCGCGGGAAGACCTATAAACGAAACAGGTCTTCCTGCCACATCTCCCGAAATTTGAAAACGACATCT
This window contains:
- a CDS encoding SRPBCC family protein, giving the protein MEKEIVSSKESQRVNTLPDDVYTEEAITIQASAKELYNFWRDVTHFTLFTEQLESVVVTSETKSHWVWKALKGKKTIEWDCEIVQEVPFSLIAWKSVGATEDLQHSGRVEFLELPYGRGTQVKVKLAYDLPGGKITELFEKLLGESPGRNLRLNLFKLRALFEAREIPTVEGQPAGNNREHETKTALH
- a CDS encoding glycoside hydrolase family 2 protein, encoding MPQRNEITLDPYPRKNFQRSNWMSLNGSWSFLFDDAQVFSHPSQIKEWPLKIQVPFVPECKASGIGDTGFHPRCWYQRRFEVQRIARKRILLHFGAVDYEAKVWVNGSYIGSHEGGHTPFTLDITEALSDTGDQVISVCADDDPFDLAKPRGKQDWQKDPHSIWYPRTSGIWQTVWIEEVFETYIEKLRLTPLIERWEVGCEVFVAGPCADGLQVRVRMECDGKLLAQDSYDVVHKEVHRRIAFSDPGIDDFRNELLWSPEKPTLITVHVELWDRNFLLDKVKSYTALRSVAFHGDRFMLNGRPYYLRMVLDQGYWPDTFMTPPSSESLKTDIELIKAAGFNGVRKHQKIEDPEFFYWADVLGLVVWGEMPSAYRFTHESVERILKEWVEVIDRDMNHPSVILWVPFNESWGVPDLAEKESHQHCVQALYHITKTLDPTRPCIGNDGWESTATDLLGIHDYDDQPERILKKYTSHQNIGDVLTKYRPGGRVLTVEGYPHGGQPVMITEFGGIAFVDPSERTSTWGYSSVQSSGEFRRKYEKLMDAIHRVDLFCGFCYTQFTDTFQEANGLFKADRTPKFSINAMARATRGAGYTRGELLSTPQPPPLPPPEPDLDL
- a CDS encoding glycosyltransferase family 1 protein, which encodes MSLTCEASDLLVFSHLRWNFVFQRPQHLMSRFATFRRVYFIEEPIFHSADEAELELHQSKEGVTVVVPHLPEKIGAKDHDLVLQKLLDNLMNEEMIEDYAAWYYTPMALNFSRHLSPSVTIYDCMDELSKFHGAPRELLDREQELLTKADLVFTGGYSLYEAKKDRHEHVHPFPSGIDIHHFNTARGNKNDPEDQKHIPHPRMGFIGVIDERMDIDLVRQTAELRPDWNFIMIGPVVKIDPASLPQLPNIYYLGKKDYADLPKYMAGWDCALMPFARNEATRFISPTKTPEYLAAGCPVVSTPIRDVVEPYGNRKLVAIGETAQEFVAHIEEALDRNKYDADWLDVVDEFLKDITWDETWKKMAHLETHHTRLKAMLPGLKNTDSMNINFLRGM
- a CDS encoding family 1 glycosylhydrolase, which gives rise to MECTLNRVGNRYFNQLDYNGHLLRDSDLDMFAQLGAKRIRYPCVWEQVSSKEGVYSWQGMDQRLDALRKRGLVPIAGLLHHGSGPLFTNLLDPQFPEKLARYARDFASRYPWINDYTPINEILTTARFSCLYGHWFPHRHDDRSFTKALYLQCKATSMAMQEIRKINPEARLIQTEDMGRVESTELLTYQRDFENNRRWLSFDLLMGKVDSAHPLYTYVKHGVTDAELKWLQDNPCIPDILGINHYQLSNRYLDERLEHYPSFLHGGNHLHAYADVGAIDTGQLVSASPYTIFKEVWDRYHLPLAVTEVHTRGYREDQMLWMSEIWQATTKLLTEGADIRAVTAWSLLGTFNWNTLCTRDERFYEPGVYDLRTPDGKPRATVLTKMVKSLSETGTFEHPLLNETVRWRNPSRALYAPASLYSELSVPSKNRKAVLITGGRGTLGRAFARVCAIRNIPYFLLDRSRLDITNREKVREILNDIKPWAVINAAGYVKVDRAEFEALKCFKENVEGPRILAEECAKDHIAFLTFSSDMVFDGLQENPYLESSQVAPLNVYGRSKAQAEEKVLTAYDQALVVRTSSFFGPWDEYNFITRCLKTVNRNLNFYAPEDTKVSPTYVPDLVNASLDLLVDQEKGLIHLTNDADVSWSDFAAMAASHLPENKSDYIIKKSYQEMGAVARRPAHSSLSSERYRLLPRLEDALDRYFQQLEIAIQ
- the glf gene encoding UDP-galactopyranose mutase, yielding MKTEIGIAGAGFAGAVLARELAETGRFKITVFDEREHIAGNCHTVRDPETGVMVHEYGPHIFNTSRQDVWDYVNRWSPFIPFTNRVKAVTEKGVFSLPVNLLTINQFFQKKMTPLEAEEFIKEQSKKDISEPQTFEEQALKFLGPDLYRNFFYGYTKKQWGVEPTELPASILKRLPVRFNYDDNYYNQKYQGIPQEGYTAIVKKILDHPAIEVRLKTRLSPEDKSKFHHIFWSGPMDGYFKFKLGRLRYRTLKFERFTAEGDFQGNPVINYCEEQVPYTRITEHKHFAPWEEHQKTVCFKEYSALCTEKDTPYYPLRLSEDMSLLKQYMELAESEKNVTFIGRLGTYRYLDMHVVIGESLDLAKVCLDKNTAEWPRFSHSPI
- the galE gene encoding UDP-glucose 4-epimerase GalE, translating into MRVLVTGGAGYIGSHVVRQLIEEGHQVLVLDDLSEGHLKAVHPEALFIPGSTAHSELLVKTFQEYRIEAVLHFAANIEVAESVENPYKYYHNNVSNTVTLLHAMHEAKVEKLVFSSTAAVYGEPQEIPVEEHHLRQPVNPYGKSKMMVEMVIEDFAKAYGLQYAILRYFNVCGAAPDATIGEDHPHETHLIPRILKSALQAQPEVKIFGTDYPTPDGTCVRDYVHVMDLATAHTLALTSLRPGNNEVYNIGSEKGFSVREILQACERATQVEFIVKEEKRRPGDPAVLVASSQKIQRKLGWQRMYPHIDTIIAHAWNWHRTHPNGYSEKHAEFKTQYQQL
- a CDS encoding Gfo/Idh/MocA family protein, producing MRDNQKIRYAVVGLGHIAQTAVLPGFKNAKNSVLTALVSGDETKLKKLGKKYKVENLYHYDDYEECLSSGLIDAVYIATPNVHHREFAEKAAYHGIHVLTEKPIATTVSDAISMMRAADRNDVKMMVAYRLHFDPANLKAIEIAQSGKLGELRIFNSLFSYQLTDPTNIRLQAEQGGGPLLDIGVYCLNAARYLFRDEPVECFAWTMNSSDERFSEVEEMMSVTLRFPETRVATFTISFGASDTASYDVVGTKGCLRLENAYEYAEDMELTTTINGKDKTYTFKKHDQFGPELEYFSECILKDQQPEPSAEEGLLDIKIIEALFESARYGRPVKLDYFKKTTRPSEAQKIKKPARSEPDVVHARSPHN